Proteins encoded within one genomic window of Bradyrhizobium sp. AZCC 1719:
- a CDS encoding 3-hydroxybutyrate dehydrogenase, whose product MNIQLKTQGASALRPLTGKVSLVTGSTSGIGLGIARALAGAGSAVVLNGFGPAAEIAKTRDQLTADFGVEVSYSAADMTSREAIAEMIAATVASHGRLDILVNNAGIQHVAPLDQFPVEKWDAILSINLSSAFHTMRLALPAMRQNRFGRIINIASAHGLVASPFKAAYVAAKHGIVGLTKVAALETAEDGITCNAICPGYVYTPLVEAQIDGQARAHGISREQVIHDVLLAQQPNKRFATVEELGALTVFLASDAAASITGIALPVDGGWTAH is encoded by the coding sequence ATGAATATTCAGCTCAAGACGCAGGGCGCTTCGGCCTTGCGGCCACTGACAGGCAAAGTCTCGCTGGTCACGGGCTCGACCAGCGGTATCGGGCTCGGGATTGCCCGTGCGTTGGCCGGAGCCGGCTCGGCCGTGGTGCTGAACGGTTTCGGCCCGGCGGCCGAGATCGCCAAGACCCGCGATCAGCTTACCGCCGATTTCGGCGTAGAAGTCAGCTATTCCGCGGCCGATATGACGAGCCGGGAAGCAATCGCCGAGATGATCGCGGCCACGGTCGCCAGTCACGGCCGGCTCGATATTCTGGTCAACAATGCCGGCATTCAACACGTCGCGCCGCTCGATCAGTTTCCGGTCGAGAAGTGGGACGCGATCCTGTCGATCAATTTGTCATCGGCATTTCACACCATGCGGCTCGCATTGCCCGCGATGCGCCAGAACAGGTTCGGCCGCATCATCAACATCGCTTCCGCGCACGGCTTGGTCGCGTCCCCGTTCAAGGCGGCCTATGTTGCCGCCAAGCACGGCATCGTCGGCCTGACCAAGGTGGCGGCGCTGGAGACCGCGGAGGACGGCATTACCTGCAACGCGATTTGCCCGGGTTACGTCTACACGCCGCTGGTCGAGGCGCAGATCGACGGCCAGGCCAGGGCCCACGGCATTTCCCGCGAGCAGGTCATCCACGACGTGCTGCTGGCGCAGCAGCCGAACAAGCGTTTTGCCACGGTTGAGGAGCTCGGCGCGCTGACGGTGTTTCTTGCCAGCGACGCGGCGGCGTCGATCACCGGCATCGCGCTGCCGGTCGATGGCGGCTGGACCGCGCACTAG
- a CDS encoding patatin-like phospholipase family protein has translation MKDVQDIGPSPNLRSRARSESGQIVLVLQGGGALGSYQAGVYQALHEAGIEPDWIIGTSIGAINAGLIAGNLPQNRLSRLREFWKKMEQNPVWTFRDIFPGFNEKLSYWSTVTNGIPGFFRPNPLAHAGDSYPLGADNAGYYSTAPLERTLSELVDFKLVNQCTPRLTVGAAHVRTSQMRYFDSRDCELGVRHIMASGALPPAFPAIRIDGELYWDGGILSNTPTEAVFDDNPRKNSLIFAVHLWNPSGAEPTTMAEVLNRHKDVQYSSRIASHIARQQQAHRLRHVINQLAARLPEAERNSEAVRELTGYGCPTRMHVVRLLAPQLSREDHTKDIDFSPSGIMQRWDAGYRHTKAVLEKQPWVGEFDPLSGVILHEQMEAMPEAAE, from the coding sequence ATGAAGGACGTTCAGGATATCGGCCCTTCGCCGAACTTGCGATCGCGGGCCAGGTCCGAGTCGGGTCAGATCGTCCTGGTGCTGCAGGGCGGCGGCGCACTTGGCTCTTATCAGGCCGGTGTCTATCAAGCGCTGCATGAAGCCGGAATCGAGCCGGACTGGATCATCGGCACCTCGATCGGTGCGATCAATGCCGGCCTGATCGCCGGCAACTTGCCGCAGAACCGGCTGTCGCGGCTGCGCGAATTCTGGAAGAAGATGGAGCAAAATCCGGTCTGGACCTTTCGCGACATCTTTCCAGGTTTCAACGAAAAGCTTTCTTATTGGTCGACCGTGACCAACGGCATTCCCGGGTTCTTTCGGCCCAACCCGTTGGCCCATGCCGGCGATTCCTATCCGCTCGGCGCCGACAATGCCGGCTATTACTCGACCGCGCCGCTGGAGCGGACTCTGAGCGAGCTGGTCGATTTCAAGCTGGTCAATCAATGCACGCCGCGCCTGACCGTCGGCGCCGCCCATGTCCGCACCAGCCAGATGCGCTATTTCGACAGCCGGGACTGTGAGCTCGGCGTCAGGCACATCATGGCGTCGGGCGCGCTGCCGCCGGCATTCCCGGCGATCCGCATCGACGGCGAGCTTTACTGGGACGGCGGCATATTGTCGAACACGCCGACGGAAGCCGTCTTCGACGATAATCCGCGCAAGAACTCGCTGATCTTCGCCGTGCATCTTTGGAATCCGTCCGGCGCCGAGCCGACCACGATGGCGGAGGTGCTGAACCGGCACAAGGACGTGCAGTATTCGAGCCGGATCGCCAGCCACATTGCCCGCCAGCAGCAGGCGCATCGGCTGCGCCATGTCATCAACCAGCTCGCCGCGCGTCTGCCGGAGGCCGAGCGCAACAGCGAGGCGGTGAGGGAACTGACGGGCTATGGCTGCCCGACGCGGATGCATGTGGTGCGGCTGCTCGCCCCGCAGCTCAGCCGCGAGGACCACACCAAGGACATCGATTTCAGTCCGTCCGGAATCATGCAGCGCTGGGACGCCGGTTACCGCCACACCAAAGCAGTGCTCGAGAAGCAGCCCTGGGTCGGCGAGTTCGATCCGCTCTCCGGCGTCATCCTCCACGAGCAGATGGAGGCGATGCCGGAAGCGGCGGAGTAG